The genomic DNA GCTGTATTATCTGATGGAGAATCGAGGGATGGCCGTGCGGGTCGTGGAGGAGGAAGCGGTGCAACGGGCGATGTCCGTGCCGCCTCAGACCACGCGCGCAAAAGTCCGCGGCGACTTTATCCGGTTCGCGCGGGCCAAGAACCGGTCGTACACGGTCGACTGGACCTATTTGAAGTTGAACGGGTACTGGGAAGAGACCATTCTCTGTATGGATCCTTTCAGCGCGGTGAACCGGCGGGTCGAAGAATTGTTATCGCAGGTGTCCGGCGCGCGACTATATCGATGACAGCGGGGCACGGGCAGAGACGAGACAAGACCATGTCGTTCCTGGATCGTTTTCTCATCATTTCGGTCGTGCTGCTGACGAGTGTGTTTCCCGTCGAACTTTTTCCGAACACGGGGCCGGCGCCTCGCGGCGGGGACGGGCAATTCAGCGGCAAGCAGGGCCAGGTGATCCTCATCAACGTGCCGGACATCAAGGATGCGGCCAGCGTCAAAGGTCAGTTTCTTGGGCGTAAAGTGACGCTCTTTCCAGATCCTTCTGCCGGTGGCGGTGCCGGTTATGTCGGATTGCTGGGGATCGACCTACAGGATGAGCCGGGTGCGCATGAGCTCACGATCGATGCCCAACTGGGTGAGCAGACGCGCCATTTTTCCTATCAGGTGTTGGTGCTGAAGGAGAAGTTCGCCGTCGAGCATCTGAAGTTGCCGAAAGACAAAGTCGATCTCGACGAGAAAGCGGCTGCGCGCTGGAAGGCCGAGCAGGAGCAGGTTCGCAAGGCGTTGGCTGAAGAGTCTGCCATGCGGCTCTGGCAGGCCGGGTTCATCGAACCGGTCCATGGTAAGCGGACCGGGATTTTTGGCAGTGTCCGCATCATGAACGGTCAGGCCAGAAACCCGCACAACGGAGAAGATATCGGCGCGCCGATGGGCACCGACGTGATGGCCAGCAATGACGGTGTCGTCCGGCTCATTGTGGACCATATCTTTTCAGGCCGCGGCATCTTTGTGGACCATGGTCTCGGCCTGTACTCGATGTACTTTCACCTCTCCGACGTGCTGGTGAAAGAAGGTGATTTGATCAAGGCCGGGCAGATCATCGGCAAAGTCGGCGCCACCGGTCGCGCCACGGGTCCGCATCTCCATTGGGGCATGAAGGTCAACGGGGCGCGCGTGAATCCCTACGCTCTGCTCGAATTGCCCTTTCCCCAGAACCCCGCTGTTGCACGGCCTGTGTTGGCCTCCCCGACGCGTCCCGCACAGGGCGAATCAAGCGCCACCGCAGTCGGCGGTGATACGCGATAACGCGACTCGCTGCTGACCCGCCGTCCCATTCAGCCGGCGGATCAATTCTCAGGATCCGTGAGCCGTTTCCCTCAGGTCTGATTCGACAACGTTGGATCAAGCGCGGCGTTCACTGCCTTTATCAGCGAGTCGGGGGTATAGGGCTTGGGCAGAAATGTGGTCCGTGCATCAAGCTGTTCCAGCATCGATCCTTCGCGGTCTGAATAGCCGGAGGTGAGGATGATGTTGATCTCCGGTTGCAGCGTCCGGAGTTCGGCGGCGAGTTGTATCCCCCCCATGCCGGGCATCACCATATCGGTTATCAAGAGTGAGATTCTCCCTCCCCGCTGGCGAACCAGCTGGAGCGCTTCCTCGCCGGTTCGCGCGGCCAGTACCGAATGATGCTGTCCGACCAGCACCGTCCGTGCCAGGCCTCGAACCATGTCATTGTCTTCGACGAGGAGAATAGTTTTCGACTGTTCAATGATGCTCCTGGGTTGAGCCACAGGGCGCGGCGATTCGGAATCCTCGTCGATGCACGGCAGATAAATCGTAAATGTGGTGCCACGTCCGGGCTCGCTCTCAATCCCAACCGTCCCTCCGCTCTGCCGGACGATTCCATAGACCGTGGACAATCCGAGGCCGGTACCTTTGCCCAGCTCCTTCGTGGTGAAAAACGGCTCAAACACATGAGCGACCGTGTCGGCATCCATTCCGCATCCTGTATCCCGGACGGCGAGCGTGACGTACGGGCCCGGGGTGAGGGGATCAGGCCAGAGCGGATCGGAGTGAGTGATCGAGACCGATTTCGTCTCCAGGTCCAGGCGGCCTCCCTGCGGCATCGCATCGCGCGCGTTAACCACCAAATTCATCACGACCTGCTCGATTTGGCCGGGATCCGCCTTGATTCGTCCAAGTGCAGGATCCAAGGTGAGGGTGAGTTGAATGTCTTCCCCGATGACACGTTTCATGAGCTCGACAATGTCGGTCACGCGGTCATTCAGGTTGAGCGGTTGGCGTTCCACAATCTGGTGACGTGTGAAGGCCAACAACTGCCGGGTGAGGGCAGTGGCTTTATTGCCGGCTTCCCTGATTTGTGCCATCCCGCGCTGGGTCCGCGTGGTTTGTCCCGGCTCATCCGTCAAGAGCTCAGCCCAGCTATTGATAATCGTCAAAAGATTGTTGAAGTCGTGTGCAATTCCTCCGGCCATGCGTCCCAGGGCTTCCATTTTTTGCGCCTGACGAAGCTGGCGCTCGAGATCCTTTCGGTGAAGAAATTGAGTAATCATGGCCCCCAACTCGGAAGCCCGTTCCAATCGAGATGAGCTGGGCCGCAGCCGTTCGTAGGTGAGAAACTCCATGATCCCCAGGATCTCTTTTCCCGTGTGAATGGGGAACGCGATCCCTCCGTGGAGGTCGGCTTTTTGCGCAGCGTGAAGGATCGGGCAGTCGGCCTCGTTGAGAATATCCGGGCAGAGAGTGGCATCCCCTGTCTTCCAGACCTGGCCCGCCAAACCGGCTCCCTGCCGCAGGGCAAGGCCCCGATAGATCCGGGCGAAGTTCTCGGCAGGGAGGCTTGGTTGGTGCCACAGGGCATTGCAGCGCAAGGTCTTGTCTTGTGAGTGTATCAGCCACAGTGCGCCCAGCGTCCAGCCTTGGAGTTCGCACATGGTGCGAAGAATTTTTGGTACCGCTTCACCGAGAGAGGCGGATTCCTCAAGGGCGAGGCCGACCGCGAGTTGAACGGCATGCATCGTTTCAGCTTGCCGTCGTTCGGTGATATCGGCCTTGGCGCCGATCATGCGGTAGGGGCGGCCCTCGTGGTCACGGAGCACATACCCGTGATCGATGACATAGGCAAAGGTGCCGTCGGCTCGACGAAATCGATATTCGGCTGTCCACAGTTTCTGGTCGGACTGAAGCACTTGAGCGAGGTTGGTGAGAACCGCGGTCTGGTCCTCAGAATGAATCTGCTCGGCCCAGGGAATGTGGCCTCGCCGAAGCTTCTCAGGGGCGGAACCATATACCGATTGGTGCGCCTCGTTGAACCACGTTACGCCGGAGGTGATCTCCCAGTCCCAGATGCCGTCGCGGGTGGCGAGGCAGGTCAGATGAAACCGCTCCTCGCTCTTCCGTAAGGCTTGCTCGACGCGGTGCCGGCCCATGGCATAGCGAATGGCGCGTCGGAGTGCGTCCCCCGTCAGCCGGCCCTTCACGAGATAGTCCTGCGCGCCATGCAGGAGGGATTTCTCAGCCACCACGTCGTTATCCAGCCCTGTCAACACGATGACCGGCGCGTCATGTGCTTGAGCCCGTACCCGATCGAGCGTCTCCAGGCCTTGGCTGTCCGGCAGCGAAAGATCGACCAGGACGGCATCCACCGGGCATTCCGCCAGTTTTTTTATGCCCGTTTGGAGTCTGTCCGCCCAGTTGAGCGTGACAGCGTCCGTCGACCGTTCGCAGAGCGCCTGTTGGATCAGCTCGGCATCATCTTCGTTGTCCTCGATGAGCAACACATGCATGTGTCACCTCTTCAGCGTCGGGACTCGCGAGACCAGCGTCCAATAGAGTTCGAACTCTTTCACGACCGACAGGAACCGGCTGAAGGTGACAGGCTTTCGAATGTACGAGCAGGCGCCCTGTTCAAACGACCGCACGATATCCTCCTCGCGCTCACTGACGGTCAGCATGACGACCGGGAGCGGACGAAAGCGGGGGTCGGACTTAATTTCAATCAGCACCTCGAGTCCGGTTTTCTTCGGCATGTTGATATCGAGGAGCACCAGGCCGGGGAACGGACATTGGCTGAAAGGACCTTCACCCCGCAAATAGGCCAGCGCTTCTTCGCCGTCCCGTACGACGGCCACTCGATTAGCCATGTTCACGGTCTCGAAGGCTTCCCGGATCAGCAAGATGTCGTCTTCATTGTCTTCTGCGATAAGAATATCGAAGGGCCGCATGGTCATCGTTGCACCTTCCTCGGACTAGACTGGTTGACGCCGAATGTAATGAAAAATTCTGATCCGCCACCTTCGCGGGGCTCCACCCAGGCACGGCCACTGTGTCGTTCGGCCACCTGCCGAACGATGGCCAGTCCTGCGCCGGTCCCCTCTATCTCGCGTCCGACCGCCCGTCGGAAGAGTTCGAATATCCGATCGCGTTGCTCAGGAGCCACTCCCGGGCCACGGTCGCGCACGACCAGGCCGATGAGTTCGTTTCCTTCAAGATCCATCCCGGAATGTGGCGCAATCTCAATGTCAGGAGCTTGCCCGGCGGATGCAAACTTGAGCGCATTCGCGACCAGATTATAGATACCCTGGATGGCCCAGGTGGTATTGACCCGCAGGCGGGGAAGGGGGGAGCGAATCGTGATGCTGGCGTCGGTTTCTTTGATGCGCTTCTCCAGCCGATGTAGGACTTCGTGCACCAGCTGTTCCGCGTCGATGTCGTCGACGGGCGGATCCATGCGCTGCGCGCGGGAGAGATCCAGGATGTCCGTGAGCAGTTGATCGAGGCGTTGCGTGGCTCGAACGATGCGCCGCAGAAAATCCTGGCCCTTCTCATCGAGCCGGTTTACATACCGTTCCTGGATGAGGACAGAAAAACTTTCAATTGCCCGTAGCGGTTCCTTCAGATCGTGGGAAGTCACGTGCAGGAGCGTTTCAAGATCCTTATTCTTTTTGAGGATCATGATCTCGGACTGGCGCAGCTGAGTGATATCCCGGTTGGTTTCCAGGACGAGGCTCCGGCCGTTGGTCTTGAGCAATCCCCAGCGGCTGGCCACGAGCACGTCCCGCCCGTCTTTCGTGCGATGGTGAATCTCGCCGGTCCATTCTCCGGTCTGTTCCAATTCGGCCTGGATCGTGCCGAGGGGCGCGGGCAGCCGGCTCTGCAGCAGACGATTGCTGCTGTGCCCCAAGGCTTCCGATCGAGTATAGCCGTACAGCTGTTCGCACCCACGGTTCCACTCCACGATGCCCTGGTCGATCTCCCAGGCGAAAATCGGTTCGTAAGACAATTCGATGAGCCTGCGTTGCTGGGTCATCATCTCTTCGGTCTGCTTTCGCGCCGTGATGTCGTGAGCGATGGTGGAGACGGCGTTGACGAGACCGTTGGCATCCATGATGGGGGACACCGTTAAGGAGACCTGGATAGAACTGCCGCTTTTCCGGATCCGAATGGTTTCGTACTGTTGCACCCGTTTTCCTGTTTTGATCAGTTCTATCAGGGTGGTTTCTTCGAGTTGACGGTCCGGTGGAATGAGAAGGAAAATCGATTGGCCGATGATTTCCTCGCCGGAGTAGCCGAACATCAGCTCGGCGCTCTTGTTCCAGGTCAGAATGCGTCCGTCGAGCGATTTGCTGATGACGGCATCGGAAGAAGATTCGACAATGGCGGCGAGCCTGGCCTGCATGGACTCCGCCTGTTTTCGGTCATGGATCTCCGTGAAGGTCCCTAACCACCTGAGGAGGCAGCCGGCGTTGTCCCGAAGCGGTGACGCGTGCGCATGAAACCAGCGATAGGTGCCGTCCGCCCGTCGAAGACGAAACTCGCTGTCGAACGGCTGTGCACGTGCGATTGCCTCTTGCCACTGCTCGATCGCCATCCGGCGGTCTTCGGAATGCACTTGCCGAGTCCATCCGTGACCGAGCTGCCCCGCCGCCGGCATTCCCGTATAACTCATCCACTGCGGACTCAGATAGTCGCACTCTCCTTCGGGGAGGCAGGTCCAGATCGGTTGCGGGAGGCACTCCACCAACTCTCGAAATCGTCCCTCGCTGTCGGCCAGCGCGGTTTGGATGCGATTGCTCTGGGCCAGCTCCTGCGCCAATCGGTGGTTGGTCTGCTCAAGCGCGGCGGTACGTTCTTTGACGAGGATCTCAAGCGTCTGGTGACTCTGGCGAAGGGCCGCATCGGCTTTTCGGCGTTCCGTGATATCGACGAGGGTAGAGCGGCTGGCGATGAACCGACCGTCGGAATCCTTGAGGGCCGTGGCACTCAGCAGAATCGGCAGCAGCGTACCGTCTTTGCGACGGAGCTCGAACTCCAGGTCCCGCACGATTCCTCTCTCGAGGAAACCTGGGAACTGTTGATGAAACAGTTCGACAGACTCGGGGGTCAGAAGATCTTGGAAGCGCATGACTCCGATGACCTCGTCTTTTTGATAGCCCAGCCAGTCGAGTTCCGTCTGGTTGATGCCGACGAACATGCCTTGTGAGTTCAGTGAATGGTATCCGCAGGGCGCATGGTCGTAAAGGTCCTGTACGTCCTGCGCGTTTTTCAGGAGCAGGCTCTCTTTCAATTGCAGAGCCTTGTGTTCAGCAGCCAGGGCGGCCGTCCGAATTACGCGTTCGGTTGCCGCCCGGTACTGGACGATCAGATGGGCGATGACTGCAAACATGCCCAATCCGGCGGCGCGATTCAAGAGAGGCATCCATGAGGGCATGGTGGTCATGGGGCCGGACGGGACGAGACAAAGCAATGTGAGGATGGCGCACACTCCCGCCGTGAGGTAGGGAATCCATGTGACAGGAGCTTGGTAGGTGAGGATTAACGGGATGAGGTAGAGGATCCAGACAGGAACACCGAGCGGCGTCACCGCGTCGAGGAAGAAGATGATCCCGATTGAGACGGCAATGAGGCTAAGAATGGCCCCTCCACGAGGGAATAGATCACTCGTGCTTGACTCGGGCGCCTCGTTCTCGGCTATAGCCACATCGCTCCTTTACAGGAGTCCCGAATCTCATAAGGAGCCAGTATTACAAGAGGCTATCGCAATCGACGCTACTATGCACCTAATTACCTCATGCGAGTAGAGTCAATCCGACCTAGGCATTTACCTAGGTGCGGTATCTGCGTATAAGAAGACTGCCGGATTCTTGCGCGGCGGCCGTACAGGCACCGGCCGATAGTCTTGCCGGAAGCAGGATGGGACCTAGAAGTTCGTTTCCATGCTCAATGGGGTCTTATTCAGCACGGTCGCGGCGGCGCGGGAGAGGGCTGCGTCCTGATGGTGGTCGAGAGCGTAGATACGGAATTGCACGAGGCGGGTGGGGAGCAGATCCAAAAACTCTTCCAGCGGTTCAGTTGAGACACCTTTCGTGCCGGGATCGAAGACGAGCAGGGGGATGCCGCGCGTATCCTTGGGATCGGGGCGCGGATCGAGCGGGGCCATGTCCACGCGGAACGGCAACGCCTGCAATTTGGCCGGCAACGCCTTCTGAATCTGCTGCTGGAATTGCTGGTGGCTGGGGAAATCCATGCCTCGCTCGATGCCTTTTTCCTTGAGCACCGTGCTGTAGGCCATTTTCCACTTCACGTCGCGTCCCAGGATATGCGCCCATTCCTGATGCAAACGACGCAGGCTGCTTTGGCCGGCTTTCTTCCATCGCCTGACATCCTCCAACAACGACCAGTCGGTCAAGGTCAGGTATTCATCCATGTGCTTGGCTGGGTTGGACGGGAACAACAGCTTCATCGTGTCCCCGAAGATGTCGCGCAGATGAATGTCGATGGCGCGGGTGGTGCGGTGATAGTACACGTTCGAATACAGATACATTCTGGTGTTCAGAAACATCTGCAGGGCCGGCAGCCCGGTCTTATGAATGGTGAAGCCCTTGTCGGTGACGATGGTGTAGTGAATCAGACGGGTCAGGTCCACCGGCCCTACCGCGACACCGCACATGTACGCATCGCGCAAGACGTAATCAAGGTTGTCGGCTGTGTAGCTGCCTGAAATCACTGGCTGGAGCATGTTGATCCAGCGCGGAATGCGGGAGTTATCCTTGCCTTTCTCCTTCAGGATCACATGCGCAATGTGATCCGGATTCAGCTCTTCTCCGCGATCGAACGGGCCCGACGGACTCCGGCGGATTTTCTTGATGAGGGGGCCCAGGTGCTCGCGCACGATGATCTGACCGAGCTTTTCATGCGAGAGACCGAAACCATGCAAAAAGTTATCGTCGAAGAAATGGCAGAACGGACCATGTCCGATGTCATGCACGAGAGCCGTGATGCGTAGAAACTCCTCGACCAAAGCCGCCGAGGGAACGTCGGGCACCGCCTTCTTCAAGAAGGGGTAGAGATGGCGCGCAAAACGGCCCGCTACATGCATGGTGCCGAGCGAGTGCACGAATCGCGTATGTTCCGCTGAGGGGTAGACCCAGCGCGCGCTTTGGAGTTGATAGATGTAGCGCAGTCGCTGCACCCATGGAGAATCGATCAGATCTTTTTCCGTGCGTTCCGAGGGATCCGGCGTCGCGTACGGCACCGTAAACGACACGTATTCGTGGATGGGATCGGCGATGAGGGCTGATCCGTCATAGGGAGCGGGGGGATGTGCGGTTGGTAGTTTCATGCGGTCGGCGGATGCATGATCTTAGCGCAGACCCGATGAAGGGGGCAACGGTTGATGCCCGTCCGTCGGGTTTGCTCTCCGGTACTTGGAGAGCAAGAGATAGGCGAGCGGATAGGCTAACAGGCCGCCTGCGATACTCAGGACCATCCCGCCGACGAAGAACGGCCAGGCGTAGGGCATGACCTGATGATAAATCCCCATGAAGGACAGGTCGCTCCAGTCGAAGGACGGAAAGTCATGCACTCCCAATAGGGTGGCGCCGGTCCAATAGGTGCCTCCGAGGATGGGGATCAGCGTCCAGGGATTGTTGAGGAATGCGCCGGCCAACAGCGCCACCACGTTCAGCCCGAAGGCCCAGGCGCAGAACCCCACCATGACCATATGAAGACCATAGGCCGGAGAAAAGCCGATGAAGCTGCCGATGGCAAAGGCCAGCGCCGTCCGATGCGGTGTTTCATCGAGATGGAGCACTTGGCGAAACAACGATCGTACGTCTGCCATCGATGTTCTTGTCCCGGATATCGCTAAGAGGGCCGCAGAAAATGTTCGTAACTGGTGAGCGGCAGCGGTTGCGCGGTTCCTGCTGCGGTTCGCAAGCGCAGACCGAGCCGCTTGGGAGTGATCGAGCCGATACAGGTGAAGCAAAAGCCGGTCTTCTCCGCCAGCCGTTCGAATTGCTCTTGCTTGCGGCGCGGAACGGTGAACAGGAGCTCGTAGTCCTCGCCGCCCTGTAACCCGATCTGCTGCGGATCACGGCCATGCGCCAGGGCGTAGGCCAAACAGGCCGGAGAAATCGGGAGTGAGCCGGCGAGCACGTCCGCTCCGACGCCGCTCTCTTCGCAGAGGTGTCGGAGGTCACCGGTCAGACCATCGGACAAATCGATCGCCGCACCGGCGAGTCCATGTTTCACCAGCCATTGGCCTTCTGCAATGCGGGCGGACGGCCGGTGGTGACGCGCGAGCAGAAAGCGGGTGTGTGTGGGACGCAGTTTCTCCGCTCCGGCGCGGGCCGTGGCCGTCAGGAGGTCCAGCCCTGCGCGGGAGTCGCCGAGTGTGCCGGTGACGTACAGCCGTTCGCCGACGCGGGCGCCGCTGCGCAGGAGAGCGCGTCGAGGTTGTACGGTTCCGGTGAGCGTGATGCTGAGAAACAGGCCGTACCTGGAGGCGGACGTGTCTCCGCCGACGAGGCAGACCCGATAGGGATCGGCGGCCTGCATCATGCCGCGATAGAGTCGTTGAATCTGTTCCGTCGAGCAGGTCGGCGGAATTGCAATGGCCACGAGCATGAATCGGGGGGTGCCGCCCATGGCGGCGATATCGCTCAAGTTGGCGATGGCCGCCCGGTATCCGATGTCTTCATAGGAGGAGGTGGCAGGGTTGAAGTGCACACCCTCAGCCAGGAGGTCCGTGGTGATGAGAGTCCATTCGTCGGACGAGGTCTTGAGGATGGCCGTGTCATCGCCGATTCCCTTGAACACCTGCCGGTCTGGTCGGGCGGCCTGCGCTTGCAGCAGCCGGATCAGGCCGAACTCGCTACCGACAGAACTGGTCCGGCGGGATCGGCCTGACGGCATATTAGAGAATCAACGATGGCGAAGCCGTCGGAAGGCGGAGGCTTTTCCGGGGCGAGCCGGTTGTTCGCTTGGATGTGGTCGCGCGCGCCGATTTCTTGACCGGAGTCTTCGGGGCCGATGCGCGCGGTTTGCGGGACGATGATCGCCGCAGGGCCGCCTTGATGACATCGTCGACCGTATCGACAAAGATCAACTCGATGCCCTTGAGGATATGTTTAGGAATTTCCTCCAGGTCCTTCTTGTTGCGCTTCGGAAGGACGACGGTCGCGAGTTTCGCCCGTTTGGCCGCGAGGATTTTTTCCTTCAAGCCTCCGATCGGCAAGACGCGCCCGCGCAGGGTGATTTCTCCGGTCATCGCGAGATCGCGCCGTACGGGGATCTGGGCCAGCGCCGAAGCGATGGCCGTGGCCATGGTGATGCCGGCAGACGGTCCGTCTTTCGGTGTGGCGCCGGCAGGCACGTGAATGTGAATGTCGTTCTTGGCGAAGATGTCGGGGCTGATGCCCAGGGTCTTCTCGCGCGAGCGGACATAGCTCAGGGCGGCCTGCGCGGATTCTTTCATGACGTCGCCGAGATGCCCGGTGAGGGTGAGTTGCCCCTTGCCCTTCATGACGGTCGCTTCGATATACAGCACGTCGCCGCCGCTTTCCGTCCAGGCAAGGCCTGTGGCGACGCCGATTTCGTCTTTTTCAAGCTCCGCCTCGGGAACGAACTTCGCCACACCCAGAAACTTGTTCAAATTGGTCTGGTCGATGGTGTGACACTCGGATTTGCCCTCGGCCACCTTCTTGGCCACTTTCCGCATGAGGTTGGCGATTTCCCGTTCGAGGTTCCGGACTCCGGCCTCGCGCGTGTAGTGCGAGATGACGTGGCGGATGGTCGCCTCGTTCACGCGGATATGTTTTTCGGTAATGCCGTGCTCGTTCATCTGTCTGGGAATTAAGTACTTCTGCGCGATCCCGAGTTTCTCTTCTTCCGTATATCCCGGGATGTCGATGACTTCCATGCGATCCCGTAACGCGGGCAGAATCGGATCCATGAGGTTGGCCGTCGTGACGAACATGACTTCGGTCAGGTCGAAGGGCACCCCGAGATAGTGATCGGTGAAGGTGCTGTTTTGTTCGGGATCCAGCACTTCCAGCAGCGCGGCCGAAGGATCGCCGCGGAAATCCATGCCGACTTTGTCGACCTCGTCGAGCATGAACACGGGATTGTTCGTGCCGGCTTGTTTCATGCCCTGGATAATACGTCCCGGCAGTGCGCCGACGTAGGTCCTGCGATGGCCGCGGATTTCGGCCTCGTCGCGGACTCCGCCCAGACTGATCCGGACGAACTCGCGGCCGAGCGCGCGGGCGATGGATTTGCCGAGCGAGGTTTTGCCGACGCCGGGCGGTCCCACGAAACAGAGGATGGGCCCCTTCATTTTCTCTTTGAGCTTGCGCACGGCGAGGTATTCGACGATGCGTTCTTTCACCTTTTCCAAGTCGTAGTGGTCCTCGTTCAGGACCTTCATCGCGGCTTTCAGGTCGAGATTGTCTTTCGATTTTTTATTCCACGGGAGCTCGACCATCCATTCCAGATAGGTCCGGACCGTGGCTGACTCCGCCGTGTCCGGATGCATTTTTTCGAGCCGCTTGAGCTGCTTCTCGGTTTCCTTGAGCACCTTCTCGGGCATCTTGGCGTCTTTGATGCGCTTGCGGAATTCCGCCACTTCCTCCGCCCGTTCGTCCAACTCGCCGAGTTCTTTCTGGATGGCTTTCAACTGCTCGCGCAGAAAGTATTCGCGCTGGGTCTTGTCCATCTCCCCTTTGGCTTGCGCCTGGATCTTCTGCTGCATGGAGAGGACATCGATTTCCTTGGAGAGAATTTCGCTGATCTGGCGCAGCCGCTGAATCGGGTCCACGATCTCCAGGACGGCCTGCGTGATGTCGACCTTCAGTCCGAGATTGGAGGCCACCATGTCGGCGAGCCGGCCGGGGTCTTCCAGATTTTCGATGACCACCATCACGTCGGGAATCAGCACCTTGCCGAGGCTGACGATCTTCTCGATCTGCTCCTTGACCGTGCGCATGACGGCCTCGGTCTCCAGTGTGGATCCGGCCTGCTTCGTCTCGACGAGTTTCTCGATGCGAACCGAATAATAGGGGTCGTTCTGGATGTATTCTTCGATCCGTCCCTTGGCGAGTCCCTGGACTAAAATCTTGATCCGCTCGTCGGGTAGCTTGAGCATCCGCATGATGATGCCCACGGTGCCGACGGCGTGAATGTCGTCCGGTTGCGGGTTTTCCACATCCAGGGATTTCTGGGTGGCGAGGAACAACATGCGGTTGCCCGCGAGCGCGGCTTCGATCGCCTTGATCGACATCTCGCGTCCGACAAACAGCGGGAGCACCATGTAAGGAAACACGACGATATCTCGGACAGGCAGCAGGGGCAGCTGGTCCGGCGGTTCGAGGTTCTGGTTGCTTGAGAAGTCTTGTTCTACTGCTTCAGCCATGAGGCTCCAGTCTGCTGCTGTAGGGTCTCAGTGATGGTGACGTGCTGTGGCACGGTCTGGGTGACGGTAGTCCGTCATGCCCAAGGCTAGCTGGTGGTGCGTGTTCGACCTTGGCCGGATCGGCTTGGGCCGCGGCGACGCACGTCGGCGGCGGTCGGTCGGAGTCGTTGTTGTAGGAACTCGCCGAACGCAGGTCCCAAAGATGGGTTCTTGAGCGCCAATTCCACGGTGGCAATGAGGAATCCGAGTTTGTCGCCCGCATCGTGCCGCTGTCCCTCGATTTCGTGGGCGAACATCGGGGTGTGCTTGACGAGTTGCCGCAGGGCGTCGGTCAGCTGAATTTCTCCGTTCTTACCTGGAGGCGTCTTGCGGAGGATCGGGAAGATCTCCGGCGGCAAGACATACCGGCCGATGACGGCGAGATTCGACGGCGCATCGGCGGGCGCGGGTTTCTCGACCAGGTCATCGACCCGGTGCAGCCCCTTGCCCAGGCGTCGGGCGGAGATGATGCCGTATCGGCTCACCTCTTGGGGTGGAACTTCCTGTACGCCTAAGACGGCGCCTTTGCGTTGCTTGTAAATATGAATGAGTTGCGCGAGGCCGGGGACCGCCGCGTCGATGATTTCATCGCCCAAAATGACGGCGAACGGCTCATCGCCGATCAGGTGCTGGGCGCAGAGCACGGCGTGCCCGAGGCCCATGGCTTCCGGCTGGCGGACGTAACAGAAGTTCGCCAGATTCGAAATGTGCCGCATCTGGTTGAGCACCTGCCCCTTGCCGCTGCCCTTGAGATTTTCTTCCAGTTCCAGGGAGCGGTCGAAGTGGTCTTCGATCGCGCGCTTGCCGCGGCCCGTGATGACGATGATGTCTTCGATACCGGATGCGACGGCTTCCTCCACGACATACTGAATCAGCGGTTTGTCGACCAGCGGCAGCATCTCTTTGGGAGAGGCTTTGGTGGCGGGAAGGAAGCGAGTGCCCAGTCCGGCAGCGGGAATAATAGCTTTACGTACATCTGTTCTCGTCATAGGGGGATAGTATGTGATGGGGTAAGTGAAGTCAAGATTTCCTCCGGTCTTTTCGGCGCGGCGCGTGCGTCGTTGCGCGGGGAAACTCCTTTACATTGAAAAATGTGGTCAATATAATCCGAGAGTTTTTCTGCACATGTGCGGTGGTGCTGCAACGAAAGCGG from Nitrospira sp. ND1 includes the following:
- a CDS encoding M23 family metallopeptidase, with the translated sequence MSFLDRFLIISVVLLTSVFPVELFPNTGPAPRGGDGQFSGKQGQVILINVPDIKDAASVKGQFLGRKVTLFPDPSAGGGAGYVGLLGIDLQDEPGAHELTIDAQLGEQTRHFSYQVLVLKEKFAVEHLKLPKDKVDLDEKAAARWKAEQEQVRKALAEESAMRLWQAGFIEPVHGKRTGIFGSVRIMNGQARNPHNGEDIGAPMGTDVMASNDGVVRLIVDHIFSGRGIFVDHGLGLYSMYFHLSDVLVKEGDLIKAGQIIGKVGATGRATGPHLHWGMKVNGARVNPYALLELPFPQNPAVARPVLASPTRPAQGESSATAVGGDTR
- a CDS encoding response regulator, which codes for MHVLLIEDNEDDAELIQQALCERSTDAVTLNWADRLQTGIKKLAECPVDAVLVDLSLPDSQGLETLDRVRAQAHDAPVIVLTGLDNDVVAEKSLLHGAQDYLVKGRLTGDALRRAIRYAMGRHRVEQALRKSEERFHLTCLATRDGIWDWEITSGVTWFNEAHQSVYGSAPEKLRRGHIPWAEQIHSEDQTAVLTNLAQVLQSDQKLWTAEYRFRRADGTFAYVIDHGYVLRDHEGRPYRMIGAKADITERRQAETMHAVQLAVGLALEESASLGEAVPKILRTMCELQGWTLGALWLIHSQDKTLRCNALWHQPSLPAENFARIYRGLALRQGAGLAGQVWKTGDATLCPDILNEADCPILHAAQKADLHGGIAFPIHTGKEILGIMEFLTYERLRPSSSRLERASELGAMITQFLHRKDLERQLRQAQKMEALGRMAGGIAHDFNNLLTIINSWAELLTDEPGQTTRTQRGMAQIREAGNKATALTRQLLAFTRHQIVERQPLNLNDRVTDIVELMKRVIGEDIQLTLTLDPALGRIKADPGQIEQVVMNLVVNARDAMPQGGRLDLETKSVSITHSDPLWPDPLTPGPYVTLAVRDTGCGMDADTVAHVFEPFFTTKELGKGTGLGLSTVYGIVRQSGGTVGIESEPGRGTTFTIYLPCIDEDSESPRPVAQPRSIIEQSKTILLVEDNDMVRGLARTVLVGQHHSVLAARTGEEALQLVRQRGGRISLLITDMVMPGMGGIQLAAELRTLQPEINIILTSGYSDREGSMLEQLDARTTFLPKPYTPDSLIKAVNAALDPTLSNQT
- a CDS encoding response regulator, with the translated sequence MTMRPFDILIAEDNEDDILLIREAFETVNMANRVAVVRDGEEALAYLRGEGPFSQCPFPGLVLLDINMPKKTGLEVLIEIKSDPRFRPLPVVMLTVSEREEDIVRSFEQGACSYIRKPVTFSRFLSVVKEFELYWTLVSRVPTLKR